Proteins from a genomic interval of Caulobacter sp. NIBR1757:
- a CDS encoding heme biosynthesis HemY N-terminal domain-containing protein: MIRTAIVVFLLAAAAVALMALTRDAGEAHLVWLGWRVQMTASTAVLLVIFTALSATLLWRLAIWLLEIPRRAELARIERKRREAGEALARGFLAAAAGDGGEARRLALKAGELADDSPALVRILTAQAAEAAGDIAAAKSAYGAMVAFPDMRLAGQKGLMTAALAEGDKAAALRHAEAAYGLARTARWAWRAVLEARLEAGDWAGALELVKSALERKIVSPIVADRARAALLAASAASLEGGDERARRQASDYAAQSAKLAPDFAPGAVMAARLSGETRAARATGFIEAAWKSRPHPALWLAYRDLKTTETPRERARRLAALAALNPTDRESRILMVEQALIAGEIGAARTAAAALQSEPLTARLAGLFARTANAAGFVDEARAWITRGAAAPQEADWSDLDPEGQAFAYQPDDWARLVSTYAETGELIHPRLERRERAMSDLPELPVSYVESTPFLAAAETGAMALPIPDDPGVEGFYEGVPDEPPPPKPPAKRRRLASAPRPAK, encoded by the coding sequence GTGATCCGCACCGCCATCGTCGTCTTCCTGCTGGCCGCGGCGGCCGTCGCCCTGATGGCCCTGACCCGCGACGCCGGCGAGGCGCATCTGGTCTGGCTGGGCTGGCGGGTGCAGATGACCGCCTCGACGGCCGTGCTGCTGGTCATCTTCACGGCCCTGAGCGCCACCCTGCTGTGGCGCCTCGCCATCTGGCTGCTGGAAATCCCCCGCCGGGCCGAGCTGGCCCGCATCGAGCGCAAGCGCCGCGAGGCCGGCGAGGCCCTGGCCCGCGGCTTCCTGGCCGCCGCCGCCGGCGATGGCGGCGAGGCCCGCCGCCTGGCCCTGAAGGCCGGCGAGCTGGCCGACGACAGCCCCGCCCTGGTCCGCATCCTCACCGCCCAGGCGGCCGAGGCGGCCGGCGACATCGCCGCCGCCAAGAGCGCCTACGGGGCCATGGTCGCCTTTCCCGACATGCGCCTGGCCGGCCAGAAGGGCCTGATGACCGCCGCCCTGGCCGAGGGCGACAAGGCCGCCGCCCTGCGCCACGCCGAGGCCGCCTATGGCCTGGCCCGCACCGCCCGCTGGGCCTGGCGGGCGGTGCTGGAAGCGCGGCTGGAGGCCGGCGACTGGGCCGGGGCCTTGGAGCTGGTCAAGAGCGCCCTGGAGCGCAAGATCGTCTCGCCGATCGTCGCCGACCGGGCCCGCGCCGCCCTGCTGGCCGCCTCCGCCGCCAGCCTCGAGGGCGGCGACGAGCGGGCCCGCCGCCAGGCCTCCGACTACGCCGCCCAGTCGGCCAAGCTGGCCCCCGACTTCGCCCCCGGCGCGGTGATGGCCGCGCGCCTGAGCGGCGAGACCCGCGCCGCCCGCGCCACCGGCTTCATCGAGGCGGCCTGGAAGAGCCGGCCTCACCCGGCCCTGTGGCTGGCCTATCGCGACCTGAAGACCACCGAGACGCCGCGCGAGCGGGCCCGCCGCCTGGCCGCCCTCGCCGCCCTCAACCCCACGGATCGCGAGAGCCGCATCCTGATGGTCGAGCAGGCGCTGATCGCCGGCGAGATCGGCGCCGCCCGCACGGCCGCCGCCGCCCTGCAGAGCGAACCGTTGACCGCCCGCCTGGCCGGCCTGTTCGCCCGCACCGCCAACGCCGCCGGCTTTGTCGACGAGGCCCGCGCCTGGATCACCCGGGGCGCCGCCGCCCCGCAGGAGGCCGACTGGTCCGACCTCGACCCCGAGGGCCAGGCCTTCGCCTACCAGCCCGACGACTGGGCCCGGCTGGTCTCGACCTATGCCGAGACCGGCGAGCTGATCCACCCGCGCCTGGAGCGCCGCGAGCGGGCGATGAGCGACCTGCCCGAGCTACCCGTCTCCTACGTCGAATCGACCCCCTTCCTGGCCGCCGCCGAGACCGGGGCCATGGCCCTGCCGATCCCGGACGACCCCGGCGTCGAGGGTTTCTACGAGGGCGTCCCCGACGAACCGCCCCCGCCAAAACCGCCCGCCAAACGCCGCCGCTTGGCAAGCGCCCCGCGCCCGGCTAAATAG
- a CDS encoding DNA polymerase Y family protein, with the protein MKRIVSVWLPDWPITVWSRMAGRSSPPDDTPFALVEKGPHGLVLSATNRAARRLGHAMGQAHADAKAVSPTLITHPAEPDRDAEALRLLSLWAERYSPCVAMDAASPGREGLLIDMTGGAHLFGGEIALLTDMAVRLKAAGIPARLAMADTAGAAWALARFGPRDTRRLVPAGGNRTALAPLPVVALRLNDADVKLLSRLGLRTIGDLMALPRSGLARRFRGEAGLGLVRRLDQALGAEPEILEPIRRPPVWRVWRTVLEPLIDAPGIETVLGDLAPSLAESLERDGQGARRLTLTAFRTDGRATHLSVALSAPSIRPAHLVKVLKERGLEHLDLGFGADAVMLSADVVEPLTAIQSDLDKGRDGDQRLALAALLDRLGARLGETAAFHLEAKASWLPEHSQARRPAGEGPPVAAEPPPLPDRPLLLLDPPEPVTVPLASLPDGPPASFVWRRVTHRVSRAQGPERLSAEWWKPSKRPLPERTRDYYRVEDREGRRYWLFREGLYEREDQAVEPPAPGETQGRLIDRPPGWWMHGVFA; encoded by the coding sequence CCCATGGCCTGGTGCTGTCGGCGACCAACCGCGCCGCCCGCCGGCTCGGCCACGCCATGGGCCAGGCCCATGCGGACGCCAAGGCGGTCAGTCCGACCCTGATCACCCACCCCGCCGAACCCGACCGCGACGCCGAGGCCCTGCGCCTGCTCAGCCTCTGGGCCGAGCGCTACTCTCCCTGCGTGGCCATGGACGCCGCCTCGCCGGGCCGCGAGGGGCTGCTGATCGACATGACCGGAGGGGCCCACCTGTTCGGCGGCGAGATCGCCCTGCTGACCGACATGGCCGTGCGGCTGAAGGCCGCCGGCATCCCCGCTCGCCTGGCCATGGCCGACACCGCCGGCGCCGCCTGGGCCCTGGCCCGCTTTGGTCCGCGCGATACCCGCCGGCTCGTGCCGGCCGGCGGCAATCGCACCGCCCTGGCTCCGCTGCCGGTCGTCGCCCTGCGGCTGAACGATGCCGATGTGAAGCTGCTGTCGCGGCTGGGCCTGCGGACCATCGGCGACCTCATGGCCCTGCCGCGGTCGGGCCTGGCCCGCCGGTTCCGGGGCGAGGCGGGCCTCGGCCTGGTGCGGCGTCTCGACCAGGCCCTGGGGGCCGAGCCGGAAATCCTCGAGCCGATCCGCCGCCCGCCCGTCTGGCGGGTCTGGCGCACGGTGCTGGAGCCGCTGATCGATGCGCCCGGCATCGAGACGGTGCTGGGCGACCTCGCCCCCAGCCTCGCCGAAAGCCTGGAGCGCGACGGCCAGGGCGCGCGCCGCCTGACCCTGACCGCCTTCCGGACCGACGGCCGCGCCACCCATCTGTCGGTGGCCCTGAGCGCCCCCTCCATCCGCCCGGCTCACCTAGTCAAGGTGCTCAAGGAGCGCGGGCTGGAGCATCTCGACCTCGGCTTCGGGGCCGACGCGGTGATGCTCAGCGCCGATGTCGTCGAGCCCTTGACCGCCATCCAGTCCGATCTCGACAAGGGCCGCGACGGCGACCAGCGCCTGGCCCTGGCCGCCCTGCTCGACCGGCTGGGGGCGCGGCTGGGCGAGACCGCCGCCTTTCATCTGGAAGCCAAGGCCAGCTGGCTGCCCGAACATAGCCAGGCCCGCCGCCCGGCCGGGGAAGGGCCGCCGGTCGCCGCCGAGCCGCCGCCGTTGCCCGATCGCCCGCTGCTGCTGCTAGACCCGCCCGAGCCGGTCACCGTGCCCCTGGCCAGCCTGCCGGACGGCCCGCCGGCCAGCTTCGTCTGGCGCCGGGTGACGCACCGGGTCAGCCGCGCCCAGGGCCCCGAGCGACTGTCGGCCGAATGGTGGAAGCCTTCGAAACGGCCGTTGCCGGAACGCACCCGCGACTACTACCGCGTCGAGGACCGCGAGGGCCGCCGCTACTGGCTGTTCCGCGAGGGGCTGTACGAGCGCGAGGACCAGGCCGTGGAACCCCCGGCGCCGGGCGAGACGCAAGGCCGCCTGATCGACCGCCCCCCCGGCTGGTGGATGCACGGGGTGTTCGCATGA
- a CDS encoding DUF167 family protein — translation MESRLAVRLTPRGGADRIDGWGEDAQGRPLLKVRVSAPPVEGEANAALEKLLAKALGLPKSAITVAAGQTARVKSVAVRGLSPEDIRARLG, via the coding sequence GTGGAGTCCCGTCTCGCCGTCCGCCTGACGCCGCGCGGCGGCGCCGACCGTATCGACGGCTGGGGCGAGGACGCCCAGGGCCGGCCGCTGCTCAAGGTCAGGGTCAGCGCCCCGCCGGTCGAGGGCGAGGCCAACGCGGCGCTCGAAAAGCTGCTGGCCAAGGCGCTCGGCCTGCCGAAGTCGGCCATCACCGTGGCGGCCGGCCAGACCGCGCGGGTGAAGTCGGTGGCCGTCCGGGGCCTGTCGCCCGAAGACATCCGCGCCCGCCTCGGCTGA
- a CDS encoding ATP-binding protein, which produces MRDTEGGIAAAGRPARAMADVYRPVVRGYVLAAAIYYAVISVSHPFYETGSTLVALEGLSFAASASGFYFWWTLGRKTVQSRWLLELAALGVNALFMANVVAYQMAHFEAPKLVYFVLMALVFATSAPSLRVAYSSSAAAIVGLVIMAQRAPHDFAGQYVFIGVAAAFAAVGIATLMRGAIRRELQARLASEALNRDLEIKLAEIERLRAEAQALATRAQAADRAKSEFLATMSHEIRTPLNGVLGMVEVMDRSPLPPRQRERLTIVRSSARSLLQLINAVLDISKIESGKMELSPSVFSLANLTDGLGRLYGGIAAEKGLSLTLVRDPDLADSRFGDEVRLRQIISNLISNALKFTDEGAITVEVGGDQTVLRVRVSDTGMGIPEDLREHIFERFAQADSSSTRRSEGSGLGLAICSELAHLMGGEIRLLPADGPKGSRFEFQLSMPAAAEAADPVDAAPDETVADAQSLRILIVDDNATNRMVLSALLGELGISASAACDGVEAVDAFVAEPWDIILMDIHMPNMDGMRACRAIRDLEAAEGRDRTPIIAVTASALTHETERYRAAGMDGCLPKPIEIERLITELQLALTPINRSVAA; this is translated from the coding sequence ATGCGGGACACGGAAGGCGGCATCGCCGCGGCGGGCCGGCCCGCCAGGGCCATGGCCGACGTCTATCGGCCGGTGGTGCGCGGCTACGTCCTGGCGGCGGCCATCTATTACGCCGTCATCAGCGTTTCCCATCCCTTCTACGAGACGGGATCGACCCTGGTCGCGCTCGAAGGCCTGTCCTTCGCCGCCTCGGCATCCGGCTTCTATTTCTGGTGGACGCTGGGCCGGAAGACCGTTCAGAGCCGCTGGCTCCTGGAGCTGGCGGCCCTGGGCGTCAATGCCCTGTTCATGGCCAATGTCGTGGCCTACCAGATGGCTCACTTCGAGGCCCCAAAGCTGGTCTATTTCGTCCTGATGGCGTTGGTCTTCGCGACCTCCGCCCCCAGCCTTCGGGTGGCCTACTCCAGCTCGGCGGCGGCGATTGTCGGACTGGTGATCATGGCCCAGCGCGCGCCCCATGATTTTGCCGGCCAGTACGTCTTCATCGGCGTCGCGGCGGCCTTCGCGGCTGTCGGCATCGCCACCTTGATGCGCGGAGCGATCCGCCGCGAGCTACAGGCGCGCCTGGCCTCGGAGGCGCTCAATCGAGACCTCGAGATCAAGCTGGCCGAGATCGAGCGCCTGCGCGCCGAAGCCCAGGCTCTGGCGACCCGGGCGCAGGCGGCGGATCGCGCCAAGTCGGAGTTCCTGGCCACCATGAGCCACGAAATCCGCACGCCCCTGAACGGTGTTCTTGGCATGGTCGAGGTCATGGATCGCTCTCCCCTGCCGCCCCGGCAGCGAGAACGGTTGACGATCGTCAGGTCATCCGCCCGCAGCCTGCTGCAGTTGATCAACGCGGTCCTCGACATCTCCAAGATCGAGTCGGGCAAGATGGAGCTTTCCCCCTCCGTCTTCAGTCTCGCGAACCTGACCGACGGCCTTGGCCGGCTTTATGGCGGCATCGCCGCGGAAAAGGGCCTGTCGCTGACCCTGGTCCGGGACCCGGACCTGGCTGACAGCCGCTTCGGCGACGAGGTTCGGCTCCGCCAGATCATCAGCAACCTGATCTCCAACGCTCTCAAGTTCACCGACGAGGGCGCCATCACCGTCGAGGTCGGCGGCGACCAGACCGTCCTGCGCGTCCGGGTCAGTGATACCGGGATGGGAATTCCGGAGGATCTGCGAGAACACATCTTCGAGCGGTTTGCCCAGGCCGACAGCTCGAGCACCCGACGCAGCGAGGGATCCGGACTGGGCCTGGCGATCTGCAGCGAACTGGCCCATCTGATGGGCGGCGAGATCCGCCTCCTCCCCGCCGACGGCCCCAAGGGAAGTCGCTTCGAGTTTCAGCTGAGCATGCCGGCCGCCGCCGAAGCGGCCGACCCGGTCGATGCCGCCCCGGATGAGACGGTGGCGGACGCGCAGTCGCTCAGAATCCTGATCGTCGATGACAACGCGACAAACCGGATGGTGCTTTCGGCGCTTCTGGGCGAGCTGGGAATCAGCGCCTCGGCAGCCTGTGACGGCGTCGAGGCGGTCGATGCCTTCGTCGCCGAGCCCTGGGACATCATCCTGATGGACATCCACATGCCCAACATGGACGGCATGAGGGCCTGCCGCGCGATCCGTGATCTGGAAGCCGCCGAAGGTCGCGACAGGACACCGATCATCGCCGTCACCGCCAGCGCCCTCACCCACGAGACCGAGCGCTATCGGGCCGCGGGCATGGACGGCTGCCTGCCCAAACCCATCGAGATCGAGCGCCTGATCACCGAGCTTCAGCTGGCCCTGACCCCTATCAACCGGTCCGTGGCGGCCTGA
- a CDS encoding error-prone DNA polymerase — protein sequence MTYAELDAITNFSFLEGGSHPAEMVSQAQYLGMSAIGIADRNTLAGVVRCHREAKRVGMRLLIGSRLVFSDGAVLVVYPRDRAAYGRLCRLLSLGKSEILGDTHGDRTIKGECRLTFEQALDYAEGLVAIAPAPRVVDAAFAARLRDWASRWPDKLYLGANPLYDGRDRARLIHLSRLADAAGAPMLATNAPLYHHYDRRPLQDVLTCIREGTTVDEAGFRLQANAERYLKSPAEMARLFRGHEGALARSREILKACTFSLDELSYHYPDEPVPPGKSPDQHLSDMAWQGARWRFPKGVPEKVKATIARELKLIAERQYAHYFLTVHDIVKWARQPTGQANTKPILCQGRGSAANSVVCYCLGITSVNPTEMDLLFERFVSAQRDEPPDIDVDFEHARREEVMQYIYRRYGRDRAAICATVIHYRPRSAIREVGKALGLTEDVTGALAGTVWGSWGAEVEDRHAERAGLSKEEQRMKLALDLTRELITFPRHLSQHVGGYILTQGPLVELVPVGNAAMEDRTFIEWDKDDIDELKIMKVDVLALGMLTAIQKGFDMIEAFYGKRWDLASVLGETDTTPVYDMLCRADSLGVFQVESRAQMAMLPRLRPRVFYDLVVEVAIVRPGPIQGNMVHPYLATRAAKREAEARGEVYEIAFPKPSPPHDPDELKNILNKTMGVPLFQEQAMRIAMEAAEFTGDEANGLRRAMATFRHNGTIQNYEEMLAGRMKARGYDPKFADDCFNQIKGFGEYGFPESHAASFALLVYVSAWMKCVHPDVFCAALLNSQPMGFYAPAQLVRDAREHKVEVRHPDINASDWDCTLEPRQGQAQCALRLGFRQIDGFREDWGKTIMAARAVRPFASMDDLRLRAGLPARALELLAAADALGSLELSRRGALWAARGLPRSAPLPLFAQAGVAEEDGPPPAGLPASSPSEDVVHDYESIRLSLKDHPVTFLRDRLARAGAIPANRVNTDPAGRKTAVGGVVLVRQRPGTAKGVCFITLEDETGVANIVVWPKVFEAFRPVIMGSRMILVRGKLQRAEGVTHLVAESLEDWTWSLGLLSAEPLKTVPAHGDEAASSAPGRGEDHRMRHPRDVRVLPRSRDFH from the coding sequence ATGACCTACGCCGAGCTCGACGCCATCACCAACTTCTCCTTCCTGGAGGGCGGCTCGCACCCGGCCGAGATGGTCTCCCAGGCCCAGTATCTCGGCATGAGCGCCATCGGCATCGCCGACCGCAACACGCTTGCCGGGGTGGTGCGCTGTCACCGCGAGGCCAAGCGGGTCGGCATGCGGCTGCTGATCGGCTCGCGGCTGGTGTTCAGCGACGGCGCGGTGCTGGTCGTCTATCCGCGCGACCGGGCCGCCTACGGCCGCCTGTGCCGGCTACTGTCGCTCGGCAAGAGCGAGATCCTCGGCGACACCCACGGCGACCGCACCATCAAGGGGGAGTGCCGCCTGACCTTCGAACAGGCGCTGGATTACGCCGAGGGCCTGGTCGCCATCGCCCCCGCCCCGCGCGTCGTCGACGCCGCCTTCGCCGCGCGCCTGCGCGACTGGGCCAGCCGCTGGCCGGACAAGCTCTATCTCGGCGCCAATCCCCTCTACGACGGCCGCGACCGGGCCCGGCTGATCCATCTGTCGCGGCTGGCCGACGCGGCCGGGGCGCCCATGCTGGCCACCAATGCGCCCCTCTATCATCACTACGACCGACGTCCGCTTCAGGACGTGCTGACCTGTATCCGCGAAGGGACCACCGTCGATGAGGCCGGGTTCAGGCTGCAGGCCAACGCCGAGCGCTACCTGAAATCCCCGGCCGAGATGGCCCGGCTGTTCCGCGGCCATGAAGGCGCGCTCGCCCGCTCACGCGAGATTCTCAAGGCCTGCACCTTTTCCCTCGACGAGCTGTCCTACCACTACCCGGACGAGCCGGTGCCGCCCGGCAAGAGCCCTGACCAGCACCTGTCCGACATGGCCTGGCAGGGGGCCCGCTGGCGCTTCCCCAAGGGCGTGCCCGAGAAGGTCAAGGCGACCATCGCCAGGGAGCTGAAGCTGATCGCCGAGCGGCAGTACGCCCACTACTTCCTGACCGTCCACGACATCGTCAAATGGGCGCGCCAGCCCACGGGTCAGGCGAACACCAAACCCATTCTCTGCCAGGGGCGCGGCTCGGCGGCCAATTCGGTGGTCTGCTACTGCCTGGGCATCACCTCGGTGAATCCGACCGAGATGGACCTGTTGTTCGAACGCTTCGTCTCGGCCCAGCGGGACGAGCCGCCGGATATCGATGTCGACTTCGAGCACGCCCGCCGCGAGGAGGTGATGCAGTACATCTACCGCCGCTACGGCCGCGATCGGGCGGCGATCTGCGCCACCGTCATCCACTACCGCCCGCGCTCGGCCATCCGGGAGGTCGGCAAGGCGCTGGGCCTGACCGAGGATGTCACCGGCGCCCTGGCCGGGACGGTGTGGGGCAGCTGGGGCGCGGAGGTCGAGGACCGCCATGCCGAGCGGGCCGGCCTGTCGAAGGAGGAACAGCGGATGAAGCTGGCCCTCGACCTGACCCGCGAGCTGATCACCTTCCCCCGCCACCTGTCGCAGCACGTCGGCGGCTACATCCTCACCCAGGGGCCGCTGGTCGAGCTGGTGCCGGTCGGCAACGCGGCGATGGAGGACCGCACCTTCATCGAGTGGGACAAGGACGACATCGATGAGCTGAAGATCATGAAGGTCGATGTCCTGGCGCTGGGCATGCTGACCGCCATCCAGAAGGGCTTCGACATGATCGAGGCCTTCTACGGCAAGCGCTGGGATCTGGCCTCGGTGCTGGGCGAGACCGACACCACGCCGGTCTACGACATGCTCTGCCGCGCCGACTCGCTGGGCGTCTTCCAGGTCGAAAGCCGGGCCCAGATGGCCATGCTGCCGAGGCTGCGGCCGCGCGTCTTCTACGACCTGGTGGTCGAGGTGGCGATCGTCCGGCCCGGGCCGATCCAGGGCAACATGGTCCACCCCTATCTCGCCACCCGCGCCGCCAAGCGCGAGGCCGAGGCCAGGGGCGAGGTCTATGAGATCGCCTTCCCCAAGCCTTCGCCGCCGCATGATCCGGACGAGCTGAAGAACATCCTGAACAAGACCATGGGGGTGCCGCTGTTCCAGGAACAGGCGATGCGCATCGCCATGGAGGCGGCCGAGTTCACCGGCGACGAGGCCAATGGCCTGCGCCGGGCCATGGCCACCTTCCGCCACAACGGCACCATCCAGAACTATGAGGAAATGCTGGCCGGGCGGATGAAGGCGCGCGGCTATGACCCCAAGTTCGCCGACGACTGCTTCAACCAGATCAAGGGTTTCGGCGAATACGGCTTCCCGGAGAGCCACGCCGCCAGCTTCGCCCTGCTGGTCTATGTCTCGGCCTGGATGAAGTGCGTCCACCCGGACGTCTTCTGCGCCGCCCTGCTCAACAGCCAGCCGATGGGCTTCTACGCCCCGGCCCAGCTGGTCCGCGACGCCCGCGAGCACAAGGTCGAGGTGCGTCATCCGGATATCAACGCCAGCGACTGGGACTGCACCCTCGAGCCGCGTCAGGGCCAGGCGCAATGCGCCCTGCGGCTGGGGTTCCGGCAGATCGACGGCTTCCGCGAGGACTGGGGCAAGACCATCATGGCGGCCCGCGCCGTCCGTCCCTTCGCCTCGATGGACGATCTGCGCCTGCGGGCCGGGTTGCCGGCCCGGGCCCTGGAACTGCTGGCCGCCGCCGACGCGCTTGGCTCGCTGGAGCTCAGCCGGCGCGGGGCCCTGTGGGCGGCGCGCGGGCTGCCGCGCTCCGCGCCCCTGCCCCTGTTCGCCCAGGCCGGGGTGGCCGAGGAGGACGGGCCGCCGCCGGCCGGCCTGCCCGCCAGCTCGCCGTCAGAGGACGTCGTGCATGACTACGAGAGCATCCGCCTGTCGCTGAAGGACCATCCGGTGACCTTCCTGCGCGATCGGCTGGCCCGGGCCGGCGCCATTCCGGCGAACCGGGTGAACACCGACCCGGCCGGCCGCAAGACCGCCGTCGGCGGGGTGGTGCTGGTGCGCCAGCGGCCGGGGACGGCCAAGGGGGTCTGTTTCATCACCCTGGAGGACGAGACCGGGGTGGCCAACATCGTCGTCTGGCCCAAGGTCTTCGAGGCTTTCCGGCCGGTGATCATGGGCTCGCGGATGATCCTGGTGCGCGGCAAGCTGCAGCGGGCCGAGGGCGTCACCCATCTGGTCGCCGAAAGCCTCGAGGACTGGACCTGGTCGCTGGGCCTCCTGTCGGCCGAGCCGCTGAAGACCGTGCCGGCCCATGGCGACGAGGCTGCGTCCAGCGCTCCTGGCCGGGGCGAGGATCACCGCATGCGCCATCCACGCGACGTGCGCGTCCTGCCCCGCAGCCGCGACTTCCACTGA
- a CDS encoding YceI family protein codes for MSNFRPFAIAGLGAVLVLSPLAVVAQGPFSSDPAQVQAGDYRFDSAHSKITWSINHFGYSTYVGQFSKVEGTVSLDPKKAADARLDVTIDAGSVGTLNPALDTHLKSADFLDTAKFPTATFKATTIKLTGKSTADITGDLTLHGVTRPVTVAATFNQGGVNPVDKTYSLGFAGKAKIKRTDFGITAYAPALGDEVTLELEAELKKVG; via the coding sequence TTGTCCAACTTCCGCCCCTTCGCCATCGCCGGTCTCGGCGCCGTGCTGGTCCTGTCGCCGCTGGCCGTCGTCGCCCAGGGCCCCTTCAGCAGCGACCCCGCCCAGGTCCAGGCCGGTGACTACAGGTTCGATTCGGCCCACAGCAAGATCACCTGGTCGATCAACCACTTCGGCTACTCGACCTATGTCGGCCAGTTCAGCAAGGTCGAGGGGACCGTCAGCCTCGACCCGAAGAAAGCCGCCGACGCCAGGCTCGATGTGACCATCGACGCGGGCTCGGTCGGCACCCTGAACCCGGCGCTCGACACCCATCTGAAGTCGGCCGACTTCCTCGACACGGCGAAGTTCCCGACCGCCACCTTCAAGGCCACCACCATCAAGCTGACCGGCAAGAGCACCGCCGACATCACCGGCGACCTGACCCTGCACGGCGTCACCCGCCCGGTCACCGTCGCCGCCACCTTCAACCAGGGCGGCGTCAATCCGGTCGACAAGACCTACAGCCTGGGCTTCGCCGGCAAGGCCAAGATCAAGCGCACCGACTTCGGCATCACCGCCTACGCCCCGGCGCTGGGCGACGAGGTCACGCTGGAGCTGGAGGCCGAGCTGAAAAAGGTCGGCTGA
- a CDS encoding YggT family protein, whose product MGIAIVWLVNQVIGLIILVLIVQAVISWLVAFNVINLSHPFARNVVSFLDAVTDPMLRPLRRVVPLLGGVDITPIVLILLLGFVRVLFNATIARALYGF is encoded by the coding sequence ATGGGTATCGCCATCGTCTGGCTGGTCAACCAGGTCATCGGCCTGATCATCCTGGTGCTCATCGTCCAGGCGGTGATCAGCTGGCTGGTCGCCTTCAACGTCATCAACCTGAGCCACCCGTTCGCCCGCAACGTGGTGAGCTTCCTGGACGCTGTCACCGACCCGATGCTGCGGCCGCTGCGGCGCGTGGTGCCACTGCTGGGCGGCGTCGATATCACCCCCATCGTACTCATCCTGCTTCTGGGCTTTGTGCGGGTGCTGTTCAACGCCACCATCGCCAGGGCCCTGTACGGCTTCTGA